Proteins from a genomic interval of Crassostrea angulata isolate pt1a10 chromosome 7, ASM2561291v2, whole genome shotgun sequence:
- the LOC128156849 gene encoding uncharacterized protein LOC128156849, protein MNNFVRLSIFINLVSLVKNESTECSNNTVMIEQRTVGDNLSMSCPSQNNQIRWEHHSSNVFLRTINTPNITIFIISYLDIGTYQCLTIKDSCIRKKVVLNVQGPPVVLRTKKNIGIGETNMILIASELISFPPPDERITIKVCGAENQRKMNAIEYQSVLVNASRNNSDFEITGYRMNITIDPSTLTGETLTCIKVYVSNNIGETVFRLYLTIEFDDSDDRGPFCEHIYCYFVEI, encoded by the exons ATGAACAACTTTGTTAGACTGTCTATTTTCATCAATTTAG TGTCGTTGGTGAAGAATGAATCAACAGAATGCAGCAATAACACTG ttatgATAGAGCAAAGGACGGTCGGCGATAATCTATCAATGTCGTGTCCATCACAGAATAACCAAATAAGATGGGAACACCACAGCAGCAATGTTTTCTTGAGGACCATTAATACTccaaatattacaatatttatcatttcctatttgGATATTGGAACTTATCAGTGTTTAACTATAAAGGATTCTTGCATTAGAAAAAAAGTTGTTCTAAATGTTCAAG gACCTCCCGTTGTTTTAAGAACAAAGAAGAACATCGGCATTGGCGaaacaaatatgattttaattgcaTCTGAATTAATAAGTTTTCCACCTCCAGACGAGAGAATTACAATCAAAGTATGTGGAGCAGAAAACCAGAGAAAAATGAATGCTATAGAATATCAGTCAGTATTGGTGAACGCAAGTCGAAATAATTCAGATTTTGAAATCACTGGATATCGTATGAATATTACGATCGATCCTTCAACTTTAACTGGAGAAACTCTTACCTGTATCAAAGTATATGTATCAAACAACATTGGGGAAACGGTGTTTAGGTTGTACTTAACCATCGAATTTGATGATTCCGACGACAGAGGGCCATTTTGTGAGCATATTTATTGCTATTTTGTagaaatataa